The Lycium barbarum isolate Lr01 chromosome 9, ASM1917538v2, whole genome shotgun sequence genome has a segment encoding these proteins:
- the LOC132610533 gene encoding U-box domain-containing protein 3 — MELTSVRCLINSISRFIHLVTCLTSNTMPGQKNYKDIATLLKLLKPVLDDVAQQKAPSDETICRQCEELDVAINEARELLEEWSPKRSKILWVLQSEPELLKIQSVALKLSHILCKLPESSPSTLGPSEIQHLLQELQNFEVGKISKHMNVAQEEGKILGSENLTEIIHCLCLASHEELLNECIALEKERMKAKDNKTKGDLDKITLAVDLFSHIRDCMRELDTFKAIDGIKIPPYFRCPLSLELMVNPVIIASGQTYEKASIQKWLDHGLTTCPKTLQALAHSNLIPNYTVKALIENWCEVNQVRLDGNTDFTHNGISAKPGHLANMDDVRGSSETSNSTSRLCHQGGQAFESQKVDCTSELSEEEFSACRIREAEKSGHTSPGLSYSHSRSESVSSAVSSIDYLPSASTDVSRISSKHDNVSDTSGEVQCDYRFSSPCNKSVGNSPNLSTRQYHSSKTMSEMAVNGLHNHARQLSLPTKSMSDDLTTSSHVEKLIRDLESQSTEVQTTAAAELRFLAKHNMENRAIIGQCGAIAPLISLLHSDVKLTQEHAVTTLLNLSINENIKAVIAEQGALEPLIHVLRTGNAGAKENAAAALFSLSLLEEYRKKIGRSGAVKALVDLLGLGTLRGKKDAATALFNLSIFHENKARIIQAGAVKHLIKLLDPSNEMVDKAVALLANLSTISEGCLAIAREGGIPSLVEIVETGSHRGKENAASILLQLCLNSPKYCRLVLQEGAVPPLVALAQSGSPRAKEKAQQLLSHFRSQREGGTGRGKS, encoded by the exons ATGGAGTTGACATCTGTAAGGTGCCTTATAAACAGTATCTCTCGATTCATTCACCTTGTGACATGTCTAACATCAAACACTATGCCTGGTCAAAAGAACTACAAAGATATTGCGACTTTGTTGAAGCTTTTAAAACCAGTACTTGATGATGTTGCTCAACAAAAAGCTCCTTCAGATGAAACGATATGCAGGCAGTGTGAAGAACTAGATGTTGCCATTAATGAAGCTAGGGAATTACTGGAAGAATGGTCTCCTAAGAGGAGTAAGATTCTCTGG GTTTTGCAGAGTGAACCGGAGTTGCTGAAAATACAGAGCGTTGCACTCAAATTATCTCACATTTTATGTAAATTACCAGAATCATCACCGTCTACTCTGGGTCCTTCTGAAATTCAG CACTTATTACAGGAACttcaaaattttgaagtgggGAAAATATCAAAACACATGAATGTGGCTCAGGAAGAAGGAAAGATCCTTGGCTCTGAAAATCTGACAGAAATTATTCACTGTCTTTGTTTGGCATCTCATGAAGAACTATTGAATGAATGTATTGCATTAGAGAAAGAGCGAATGAAGGCTAAAGATAATAAAACGAAAGGAGATTTAGATAAGATCACCCTTGCCGTAGACCTCTTCTCTCATATTCGTGATTGTATGCGTGAACTTGACACCTTCAAGGCCATAGATGGTATTAAGATCCCTCCTTATTTCCGGTGTCCCTTGTCTTTGGAACTGATGGTGAATCCCGTGATTATTGCTTCAGGCCAAACTTATGAGAAGGCTTCCATTCAAAAATGGCTGGATCATGGACTAACTACATGCCCAAAAACCCTCCAAGCACTCGCACATTCAAATCTTATCCCAAATTACACAGTTAAAGCTCTGATAGAAAATTGGTGTGAGGTAAACCAAGTGAGGCTTGACGGGAATACTGACTTCACTCATAACGGGATCTCAGCTAAACCTGGACACCTTGCTAATATGGACGATGTGCGAGGTTCTTCAGAAACCAGCAATTCAACGTCAAGACTTTGTCATCAAGGCGGGCAAGCTTTTGAAAGTCAGAAAGTTGATTGCACATCTGAATTAAGTGAAGAAGAATTTAGTGCATGCCGTATAAGGGAGGCTGAAAAATCTGGCCACACATCCCCAGGGCTTTCCTATAGCCACAGCAGGAGTGAGTCAGTATCAAGTGCTGTTTCCAGTATTGATTATCTTCCGTCGGCGTCAACTGATGTCTCAAGGATATCAAGCAAACATGATAATGTGAGTGATACATCTGGAGAGGTACAATGTGATTACCGCTTTTCTTCTCCGTGCAACAAGAGTGTTGGGAATTCTCCTAATTTGTCTACAAGGCAATATCACAGCTCCAAAACAATGAGTGAAATGGCCGTGAATGGACTCCACAATCATGCTAGACAACTTTCCTTACCAACAAAGTCGATGTCTGATGATCTGACCACGAGTTCCCATGTTGAAAAGCTTATTAGAGACTTGGAAAGTCAATCAACTGAGGTGCAAACGACAGCTGCAGCAGAATTACGGTTTCTTGCAAAGCACAACATGGAAAACCGAGCTATTATAGGCCAGTGTGGGGCTATTGCTCCACTTATCTCTTTGCTACACTCTGATGTGAAACTAACTCAAGAACATGCTGTCACAACATTACTAAACTTATCAATAAATGAAAACATCAAGGCCGTGATTGCAGAGCAAGGGGCACTTGAACCCCTTATCCATGTTCTGAGAACAGGAAATGCTGGAGCAAAAGAGAATGCTGCTGCAGCTCTTTTTAGTCTGTCTCTTCTGGAAGAGTACAGGAAAAAGATTGGCCGTTCAGGAGCAGTCAAAGCCTTGGTCGATCTTCTTGGTTTAGGTACCTTAAGAGGGAAAAAAGATGCTGCTACAGCGTTGTTTAACCTGTCAATATTTCACGAAAATAAGGCTCGCATCATTCAGGCTGGAGCCGTGAAGCATCTCATTAAGTTGTTGGACCCTTCGAATGAAATGGTCGATAAGGCTGTTGCTCTTCTTGCAAATTTGTCTACCATTTCAGAGGGCTGCTTAGCTATTGCCCGAGAGGGGGGTATACCATCACTAGTCGAGATTGTTGAGACCGGATCTCATCGGGGAAAGGAAAATGCTGCCTCAATACTGCTGCAACTGTGTCTCAACAGTCCCAAGTATTGTCGATTAGTGTTGCA